A genomic segment from Chrysiogenia bacterium encodes:
- a CDS encoding outer membrane beta-barrel protein: MIRRILPVLLGAWLVLCAAGSAHAQGIPQSRRSTLGAGRFWGSMQMEWISVGDSRQRSYFEESSAQQYSFEAGMRLTGNFDLLGSIGYRYESAHQLNENDFLMIPPVISRLTNVDTLHTIPMTASLRYRLQWDPDAWLVPYVRGGVTGAWFVYDEDTIGVGNVWGIKWGVHGGAGLLWRIDELDKNSRRSLRNQGIDGMYLDTGFHWQWVNNFGTKTPNQYNGKGLDLSGMGARLGLTIWVR, encoded by the coding sequence ATGATCCGCCGCATCCTTCCCGTTCTGCTGGGCGCATGGCTGGTGCTGTGCGCCGCGGGCAGCGCGCACGCGCAGGGCATTCCCCAGAGCCGTCGCAGCACGCTTGGTGCCGGGCGTTTCTGGGGCTCGATGCAGATGGAGTGGATCAGCGTCGGGGATTCGCGCCAGCGCTCCTACTTCGAAGAATCGAGCGCACAGCAATATTCTTTTGAAGCGGGCATGCGGCTGACCGGCAATTTCGACCTGCTGGGCTCCATTGGATACCGCTACGAGAGCGCGCACCAGCTCAATGAGAATGATTTCCTGATGATCCCGCCAGTGATCAGCCGACTGACGAACGTCGACACCCTGCACACGATTCCGATGACCGCTTCGCTGCGCTACCGCCTGCAGTGGGACCCCGATGCCTGGCTCGTGCCCTATGTGCGCGGCGGAGTGACGGGCGCGTGGTTCGTCTATGACGAGGACACGATCGGTGTCGGCAATGTCTGGGGCATCAAGTGGGGCGTGCACGGCGGCGCAGGGCTGCTCTGGCGCATCGACGAGCTCGACAAAAACTCGCGGCGCTCGCTTCGCAACCAGGGCATCGACGGCATGTATCTCGACACCGGTTTTCACTGGCAGTGGGTCAACAACTTCGGCACCAAGACGCCCAACCAGTACAACGG